A genomic stretch from Diachasmimorpha longicaudata isolate KC_UGA_2023 chromosome 2, iyDiaLong2, whole genome shotgun sequence includes:
- the LOC135171967 gene encoding 26S proteasome non-ATPase regulatory subunit 10-like gives MARASPSPFDVAYEGNTIAIIKLVEEDEMLKTQTDNNGRMLLHWAALGGHHEIVEYLLSLKVPVNPQDDTNMTPLILAASAGREKVVTTLITEGANVNAQTIDGHSALQYAASKNWHSICLKLIEKGADVNITDNRGATPLHRAASKGNVEIVKMLLAQGNRLKIDQTDAYGNSALHLACEEDRHSEAKLLVSHGASLELTNREKKTPLELCTPALARQLKALREKPE, from the exons ATGGCTCGAGCAAGTCCAAGTCCCTTCGATGTGGCATATGAGGGTAATACTATCGCTATAATAAAACTCGTCGAAGAGGATGAGATGTTAAAGACGCAAACTGATAAT AATGGACGAATGCTCCTGCACTGGGCTGCTCTCGGTGGGCATCACGAGATAGTGGAGTATCTCTTGTCTCTGAAGGTTCCTGTGAACCCACAGGACGAT ACCAACATGACACCTCTGATTCTGGCTGCGTCAGCGGGTCGTGAGAAAGTCGTGACGACTTTAATAACCGAAGGCGCCAATGTCAATGCCCAAACGATTGATGGTCACTCAGCGCTTCAGTACGCTGCCAGCAAAAATTGGCATTCAATCTGTCTGAAGCTCATCGAAAAAGGGGCTGATGTCAATATCACTGACAACCGAGGTGCAACGCCACTTCATAGAGCTGCTTCCAAGGGAAATGTCGAAATTGTTAAAATGCTGTTAGCCCAAGGcaatcgattgaaaattg ATCAAACTGATGCTTATGGCAACTCAGCTCTCCATTTGGCATGTGAGGAGGACAGACACAGCGAGGCAAAGCTCTTAGTGTCCCATGGAGCTAGTTTGGAGTTGACAAATAGAGAAAAGAAGACCCCACTGGAGCTCTGCACTCCAGCACTAGCTCGACAGTTAAAAGCACTCAGGGAAAAgcctgaataa